One stretch of Microbacterium terrae DNA includes these proteins:
- a CDS encoding WhiB family transcriptional regulator, translated as MDWRDKAACLTVDPELFFPVGNTGPAVDQIEKAKAVCARCTVTEICLQYALETGQDSGVWGGLSEDERRALKRRAARARRAS; from the coding sequence ATGGATTGGCGCGACAAAGCCGCCTGCCTGACCGTCGACCCCGAACTGTTCTTCCCCGTGGGGAACACCGGTCCGGCCGTCGATCAGATCGAGAAGGCGAAGGCTGTCTGCGCCCGCTGCACGGTCACCGAGATCTGCCTGCAGTACGCCCTCGAGACCGGTCAGGACTCGGGCGTGTGGGGCGGTCTCTCCGAAGACGAGCGTCGCGCCCTCAAGCGCCGCGCCGCTCGCGCACGTCGCGCCAGCTGA
- a CDS encoding sensor histidine kinase, whose translation MSTLSDLVYSQGRSSEADVEWLHRLAGDGQLLADLAFADIVLWVPTADDSFVAVAHTRPGGAATLFYRDIVGDLVRPQWRTQVREAFQTARIVDSASPDWFEETPTRVRAVPVVRGHGESAQTIAVLTRHTNLGETRTPSRQQITFNDCADDLFGMVASGDFPDLSAPTSPRRGAPRASDGLIRLDVDGITTFASPNALSAFNRLGFDDELEGESLVTVVTGILPSKRQFDESLPVVVTGRAPWRADMDARGVTVSLRTIPLRDRGTRIGAILLCRDVTEIRHQEQELITKDATIREIHHRVKNNLQTVASLLRIQARRTHSDEARDALTQAMRRVSAIAVVHDTLSEGLAQNVDFDEVFARVLKLVAEVAAAPNTRARTHSTGRFGTLPSEYATPLALALTELVTNAVEHGLAGQEGDVEIIAERADEHLEVRVRDTGSGLPEGQVGRGLGTQIVRTLIQGELGGTIDWHTIMGSGTEVTIEIPLRYIDRPKS comes from the coding sequence GTGTCGACCCTCAGCGATCTCGTGTACTCCCAAGGCCGCTCGAGCGAGGCCGACGTGGAGTGGCTCCACCGTCTCGCCGGCGACGGTCAGCTGCTCGCCGATCTCGCGTTCGCCGACATCGTGCTCTGGGTGCCGACCGCCGACGACTCGTTCGTCGCCGTCGCGCACACCCGACCGGGTGGCGCCGCGACGCTGTTCTACCGCGACATCGTCGGCGATCTGGTTCGCCCGCAGTGGCGCACGCAGGTGCGCGAGGCCTTCCAGACCGCGCGCATCGTCGACTCCGCCTCGCCCGACTGGTTCGAGGAGACGCCGACGCGCGTGCGCGCCGTGCCCGTCGTGCGCGGCCACGGCGAGAGCGCGCAGACCATCGCGGTGCTGACCCGCCACACCAACCTCGGTGAGACCCGCACGCCGTCGCGGCAGCAGATCACCTTCAACGACTGCGCCGACGACCTCTTCGGCATGGTCGCCTCGGGAGACTTCCCCGACCTCTCGGCTCCCACCTCGCCGCGTCGCGGCGCTCCGCGCGCATCCGACGGCCTCATCCGCCTCGACGTCGACGGCATCACGACGTTCGCGAGCCCCAATGCCCTGTCGGCGTTCAACCGCCTGGGCTTCGACGACGAGCTCGAGGGCGAGTCGCTGGTGACCGTGGTCACCGGCATCCTCCCCTCCAAGCGGCAGTTCGACGAGTCGCTCCCCGTCGTCGTCACCGGCCGGGCGCCGTGGCGGGCCGACATGGATGCGCGCGGCGTGACCGTGTCGCTGCGCACCATCCCGCTGCGCGACCGCGGCACCCGCATCGGCGCCATCCTGCTCTGCCGCGACGTGACCGAGATCCGCCACCAGGAGCAGGAGCTCATCACCAAGGACGCCACGATCCGCGAGATCCACCACCGCGTGAAGAACAACCTGCAGACGGTGGCGTCGCTGCTGCGCATCCAGGCGCGGCGCACCCACTCCGACGAGGCGCGGGATGCCCTCACCCAGGCGATGCGGCGCGTGTCGGCGATCGCCGTCGTGCACGACACGCTGTCTGAGGGGCTCGCGCAGAACGTCGACTTCGACGAGGTCTTCGCCCGTGTGCTCAAGCTCGTGGCCGAGGTCGCCGCAGCCCCGAACACCCGCGCGCGGACGCACTCGACCGGCCGGTTCGGCACGCTTCCGAGCGAGTACGCGACGCCGCTCGCGCTCGCGCTCACCGAGCTCGTGACCAACGCCGTCGAGCACGGTCTCGCGGGCCAGGAGGGCGACGTCGAGATCATCGCCGAGCGCGCCGACGAGCATCTCGAGGTGCGCGTCCGCGACACCGGGTCGGGTCTGCCCGAGGGGCAGGTCGGTCGCGGCCTCGGCACGCAGATCGTGCGCACGCTCATCCAGGGCGAGCTCGGCGGAACCATCGACTGGCACACGATCATGGGCAGCGGCACCGAGGTGACGATCGAGATCCCGCTCCGCTACATCGACCGACCCAAGTCCTGA
- a CDS encoding AAA family ATPase: protein MLVAVDAGDTIAEGLRRAGHEVVDVVPATALALAAGDAALGDDGARVLRAVADADAVVLEVARTTLDAGVVALCDRAGTRVVPLCAGDADARHAAAHGLETALALDSDPWRIADALAGAPGVAAPHRKASAAPRVITVWGAAGSPGRSTLAIELAVELARGDRRVGLVDADVHAPSIALALGLADEGPGFAAACRQAALGSLDARELARVSIPLGATGVDVLTGLNRPSRWPELSDARVGAALAACRDWADHTVVDVAAPLERDEEIVSDIDGPRRNAATLSALAAADMVVAVVGADPLGVSRFLRAYPDLRATVGATPIAIVANRLRPGSLGIDARGQVRRTLDRFGGIDDVWFVPQDPRSADAALLAARPIAEVAPKSPLVHAVRRFVGEAVAAPPVRAPKRPRRGRVATAA from the coding sequence GTGCTCGTCGCCGTCGATGCGGGCGACACCATCGCCGAGGGGCTCCGACGCGCCGGTCACGAGGTCGTCGACGTCGTCCCGGCGACGGCGCTCGCACTCGCTGCCGGTGATGCCGCGCTCGGCGACGACGGCGCCCGGGTGCTGCGGGCCGTGGCCGACGCCGACGCCGTGGTGCTCGAGGTCGCGCGCACGACGCTCGACGCCGGCGTGGTGGCCCTGTGCGACCGTGCCGGAACCCGGGTCGTTCCGCTCTGCGCGGGGGACGCCGACGCCCGCCATGCCGCCGCGCACGGGCTGGAGACCGCTCTCGCCCTCGATTCCGACCCCTGGCGCATCGCCGATGCTCTCGCGGGTGCGCCGGGGGTCGCTGCGCCCCACCGCAAAGCATCCGCGGCGCCGCGCGTGATCACGGTCTGGGGAGCCGCCGGGTCGCCCGGTCGCTCGACGCTCGCGATCGAGCTGGCGGTCGAACTCGCCCGCGGCGACCGGCGGGTCGGTCTCGTCGATGCCGACGTGCACGCGCCGTCGATCGCCCTCGCACTCGGCCTCGCCGACGAAGGTCCCGGGTTCGCGGCGGCCTGCCGGCAGGCCGCGCTCGGGTCGCTCGACGCCCGGGAGCTCGCACGCGTCAGTATCCCGCTCGGTGCGACCGGGGTCGACGTGCTCACCGGGCTCAACCGGCCGTCGCGCTGGCCCGAGCTCAGCGACGCGCGCGTCGGCGCCGCGCTCGCCGCGTGCCGTGACTGGGCCGACCACACGGTGGTCGACGTCGCAGCACCGCTCGAGCGCGACGAGGAGATCGTGAGCGACATCGACGGCCCGCGGCGCAACGCCGCCACGCTGTCGGCCCTGGCTGCGGCCGACATGGTGGTCGCGGTCGTCGGCGCCGACCCGCTCGGGGTGTCGCGATTCCTCCGCGCCTACCCCGATCTGCGCGCCACGGTCGGTGCGACGCCGATCGCGATCGTCGCCAACCGACTGCGGCCGGGGTCGCTCGGCATCGACGCCCGCGGACAGGTTCGGCGCACACTCGACCGGTTCGGCGGGATCGACGACGTGTGGTTCGTGCCGCAGGATCCCCGCTCCGCCGACGCGGCGCTCCTGGCGGCGCGGCCGATCGCCGAGGTCGCGCCGAAGTCGCCCCTCGTGCACGCGGTGCGCCGATTCGTGGGCGAGGCCGTGGCGGCACCGCCTGTGCGCGCGCCGAAACGCCCGCGTCGCGGCCGCGTGGCGACGGCGGCGTGA
- a CDS encoding SAF domain-containing protein → MTALATARPPRRGFWGDARFFLGIALVIVSVAGVWLVVGAARATVPVYTAARTIVPGEPLSADTLRPVEVALGQLEERYFTQDELADGLVATRTIAEGELVPADAVGDAAASRTTSVVVRSAVDVPASVEAGTVVELWAAPLLKGGGYDAPRILVPDATVVSVTRDDSMLGGGAAALELVIPRADVAAMLAAQADDSALSVVPTVGAGS, encoded by the coding sequence ATGACCGCACTCGCGACCGCTCGTCCGCCCCGCCGCGGGTTCTGGGGCGACGCCCGATTCTTCCTCGGCATCGCCCTCGTGATCGTCTCCGTCGCGGGCGTCTGGCTCGTCGTCGGCGCCGCACGCGCGACGGTTCCGGTCTACACCGCGGCCCGCACGATCGTTCCGGGCGAGCCGCTGTCGGCCGACACGCTGCGCCCGGTCGAGGTCGCCCTGGGGCAGCTCGAGGAGCGGTACTTCACGCAGGACGAGCTCGCGGACGGCCTCGTCGCCACGCGCACGATCGCCGAGGGCGAGCTCGTCCCCGCTGACGCCGTCGGCGACGCGGCGGCTTCGCGCACGACCAGCGTCGTGGTCCGCAGCGCCGTCGACGTGCCCGCATCCGTCGAAGCGGGAACGGTCGTCGAGCTCTGGGCGGCACCGCTGCTGAAGGGCGGCGGATACGACGCGCCCCGAATCCTCGTCCCCGACGCCACCGTGGTGTCGGTCACCCGCGACGACTCGATGCTCGGCGGGGGTGCCGCAGCCCTCGAACTCGTGATCCCACGCGCAGACGTCGCCGCCATGCTCGCCGCACAGGCCGACGACTCGGCCCTGTCCGTCGTGCCGACGGTGGGCGCAGGCTCGTGA
- a CDS encoding helix-turn-helix domain-containing protein: protein MPESPTSAVRLLAPAQVAELLGVSVDEVMTLVMERRLRGVRVGSPARWRVDEQSVTDYLDDEAENARRMALWRESQNASFPELWGTGPIRNGD from the coding sequence ATGCCCGAGAGCCCGACGTCTGCCGTGCGCCTGCTCGCACCCGCCCAGGTGGCGGAGCTTCTGGGCGTGTCGGTCGACGAGGTGATGACGCTCGTCATGGAGCGGCGTCTGCGCGGGGTTCGCGTCGGTTCGCCGGCACGCTGGCGGGTCGACGAGCAGAGCGTGACCGACTATCTCGACGACGAGGCGGAGAATGCCCGGCGCATGGCGCTGTGGCGGGAGTCGCAGAACGCGAGCTTCCCCGAGCTGTGGGGCACCGGCCCGATCCGCAACGGCGACTGA
- a CDS encoding Rv3235 family protein, with the protein MATLPAGPARVIRARDDEDLTEFFAPQRTSHTALPDHDPFVRNLTRGVLEVLSGAREVDQLARWLTEDPFRKLVTRANLAARARSARGVPARRPVHAIVSVRHQSPADGVVESVVIVRGAARTRAVALRLEGVDGRWRATSLAVL; encoded by the coding sequence ATGGCGACGCTGCCCGCGGGCCCCGCCCGCGTCATACGGGCGCGCGATGACGAAGACCTCACCGAGTTCTTCGCACCGCAGCGCACGTCTCATACTGCTCTGCCCGACCACGATCCGTTCGTGCGCAATCTCACGCGCGGCGTCCTCGAAGTGCTCTCCGGAGCGCGCGAGGTCGACCAGCTCGCTCGATGGCTCACCGAGGATCCGTTCCGGAAGCTGGTCACGCGGGCGAACCTCGCGGCCCGGGCGCGAAGCGCGCGCGGTGTGCCGGCCCGGCGACCCGTGCATGCGATCGTGTCGGTGCGGCACCAGTCGCCCGCCGACGGCGTGGTCGAGTCCGTGGTGATCGTGCGCGGCGCCGCCCGCACGCGCGCCGTGGCTCTGCGCCTCGAAGGCGTCGACGGCCGTTGGCGCGCCACCTCACTCGCGGTGCTCTGA
- a CDS encoding pyridoxal phosphate-dependent aminotransferase produces MSPLRTLDQSSKLKNVLYEIRGQALVEADRLEADGHTILKLNTGNPAVFGFEAPFQIVRDMIEAVPQAHGYSDSRGIMSARRAIVSRYEEVAGFPQFDPDHVYLGNGVSELITMTMQALLDEGDEVLIPAPDYPLWTAMTSLSGGTPVHYRCDNENGWQPDLEDIREKITPRTKAIVVINPNNPTGAVYSKEVLEGIVQIAREHSLLLLSDEIYDRILFDDAQHIPLATLAPDLLCLTFNGLSKTYRVAGYRSGWLVITGPKNHAAGFLEGIQLLASTRLCPNVPAQHAVQAALSGVQSIDALIAPSGRLHEQRDAAWSALEAIPGVSCAKPMGALYAFPRLDPEVHEIHDDAKLVYDFLVAEHVLLVQGTGFNWPTPDHLRIVTLPEARVLTEAIERLGNFLSSYRQ; encoded by the coding sequence ATGAGTCCGCTGCGCACCCTCGACCAGTCGAGCAAGCTGAAGAACGTCCTGTACGAGATCCGTGGACAGGCGCTCGTCGAGGCGGACCGGCTCGAAGCCGACGGCCACACGATCCTCAAGCTCAACACCGGCAATCCGGCGGTGTTCGGCTTCGAGGCGCCGTTCCAGATCGTGCGCGACATGATCGAGGCGGTTCCGCAGGCGCACGGCTACAGCGACAGTCGAGGCATCATGTCGGCGCGGCGCGCGATCGTGTCGCGCTACGAGGAGGTCGCGGGCTTCCCGCAGTTCGACCCTGACCACGTCTACCTCGGCAACGGCGTGTCGGAGCTCATCACGATGACGATGCAGGCGCTCCTCGACGAGGGCGACGAGGTGCTCATCCCCGCGCCGGACTACCCGCTGTGGACGGCGATGACGAGCCTCTCCGGCGGCACCCCGGTGCACTACCGGTGCGACAACGAGAACGGCTGGCAGCCCGACCTCGAAGACATCCGCGAGAAGATCACGCCGCGCACCAAGGCGATCGTCGTGATCAACCCGAACAACCCGACGGGCGCGGTGTACTCGAAGGAGGTGCTCGAGGGCATCGTCCAGATCGCACGCGAGCACTCCCTGCTGCTGCTGTCGGACGAGATCTACGACCGCATCCTCTTCGACGACGCCCAGCACATCCCGCTGGCGACGCTGGCGCCCGACCTGCTGTGCCTCACGTTCAACGGCCTCTCCAAGACCTACCGCGTCGCGGGCTACCGGTCGGGGTGGCTCGTCATCACCGGCCCGAAGAACCATGCCGCGGGCTTCCTCGAGGGCATCCAGCTGCTCGCGTCGACCCGCCTCTGCCCGAACGTGCCGGCGCAGCACGCGGTGCAGGCGGCGCTCTCGGGCGTGCAGTCGATCGACGCGCTCATCGCCCCGAGCGGCCGGCTTCACGAGCAGCGCGATGCGGCGTGGAGCGCCCTCGAGGCGATCCCGGGCGTCTCCTGCGCCAAGCCGATGGGCGCGCTCTACGCCTTCCCGCGGCTCGATCCCGAGGTGCACGAGATCCACGACGACGCCAAGCTCGTCTACGACTTCCTCGTCGCGGAGCACGTGCTGCTCGTGCAGGGGACCGGCTTCAACTGGCCGACTCCCGATCACCTGCGCATCGTCACCCTGCCCGAGGCGCGCGTGCTCACCGAGGCGATCGAGCGTCTCGGCAACTTCCTGTCGTCGTACCGGCAGTGA
- the secA gene encoding preprotein translocase subunit SecA yields the protein MANPLEKLLRAGEGRILRRLQQVVKAVNALEEDYSHLTDEELRGETAELRARYQAGETLDQLMPEAFAAVREAAKRTLGQRAYDVQLMGGAALHLGNIAEMKTGEGKTLTGAFPVYLNAIAGEGVHVITVNDFLASYQADLMGRIYRTLGMTTGTIVAGQTPEVRREQYNADITYGTNNEFGFDYLRDNMAWRKEDLVQRGHFFAIVDEVDSILIDEARTPLIISGPSSGEANRWFVEFAKIAKTLEAGVDYEVDEKKRTIGVLEPGIEKVEDYLGIDNLYESANTPLISFLNNSIKALSLFKRDSDYVVMNDEVMIVDEHTGRILVGRRYNEGIHQAIEAKEAVPVKAENQTLATVTLQNYFRLYDKLAGMTGTAETEAAEFMSTYKLGVVPIPTNKPMVRKDMPDLVYKNEAAKFAQVVEDIAGRHEAGQPVLVGTVSVEKSEYLSRLLAKKGVKHEVLNAKNHAREAEIVARAGRLGAVTVATNMAGRGTDIMLGGNAEFLAVQEMKAKGLDTVETPDEYEAEWDGVYEAVRARVSEESEKVVAAGGLYVLGTERHESRRIDNQLRGRSGRQGDPGESRFYLSLTDDLMRLFQSGAAEAILARTNFPDDVAIESGMVSRAIKSAQSQVEARNAEIRKNVLKYDDVLNRQREAIYSDRRHMLKGDDIADRVQHFIEDAIDAVIDDHTGSGHSENWDFDALWTELKTLYPVNVTIDEVVAEAAGRRGITAEGLKREILSDARIAYDSREQTLGTPATRELERRVVLQVLDRRWRDHLYEMDYLKDGIGLRAMAQRDPLIEYQREGYQMFQSMMGQIKEESVGYLYNLEVEVRRQGDAGAEQVTEVEAKGLGGQPVEGQRLQYSAANDAGEVEVRNDRGQVQQAETTRLRQAAAAAAAQTPAQAPAAEPQRGAFGQRTDAPAEAAPQAPLNRAQRRAAEQNKK from the coding sequence GTGGCCAACCCCCTCGAGAAACTGCTTCGCGCCGGCGAGGGTCGCATCCTCCGGCGCCTCCAGCAGGTCGTGAAGGCCGTCAACGCCCTCGAAGAGGACTACTCGCACCTCACCGATGAGGAACTGCGAGGCGAGACCGCCGAGCTGCGCGCCCGCTATCAGGCCGGTGAGACGCTCGACCAGCTCATGCCCGAGGCGTTCGCCGCCGTTCGCGAAGCCGCGAAGCGCACGCTCGGACAGCGCGCCTACGACGTCCAGCTCATGGGCGGCGCAGCCCTCCACCTGGGCAACATCGCCGAGATGAAGACCGGTGAGGGCAAGACGCTCACCGGCGCGTTCCCGGTCTACCTGAACGCGATCGCCGGTGAGGGCGTGCACGTCATCACCGTCAACGACTTCCTCGCGTCGTACCAGGCCGACCTCATGGGCCGCATCTACCGCACCCTCGGCATGACGACCGGCACCATCGTGGCCGGCCAGACGCCCGAGGTGCGCCGTGAGCAGTACAACGCCGACATCACCTACGGCACGAACAACGAGTTCGGCTTCGACTACCTGCGCGACAACATGGCCTGGCGCAAGGAGGACCTCGTGCAGCGCGGTCACTTCTTCGCGATCGTCGACGAGGTCGACTCGATCCTGATCGACGAGGCGCGCACCCCGCTCATCATCTCGGGCCCGTCGTCGGGCGAGGCGAACCGCTGGTTCGTCGAGTTCGCGAAGATCGCGAAGACCCTCGAGGCCGGTGTCGACTACGAGGTCGACGAGAAGAAGCGCACCATCGGCGTGCTCGAGCCCGGCATCGAGAAGGTCGAGGACTACCTCGGCATCGACAACCTGTACGAGTCGGCGAACACCCCGCTCATCTCGTTCCTCAACAACTCGATCAAGGCTCTCTCGCTGTTCAAGCGCGACAGCGACTACGTCGTCATGAACGACGAGGTGATGATCGTCGACGAGCACACCGGCCGCATCCTGGTCGGTCGCCGCTACAACGAGGGCATCCACCAGGCCATCGAGGCCAAGGAGGCCGTGCCCGTCAAGGCCGAGAACCAGACACTCGCCACAGTCACGCTGCAGAACTACTTCCGCCTGTACGACAAGCTCGCGGGCATGACCGGTACCGCCGAGACCGAGGCTGCCGAGTTCATGTCGACCTACAAGCTCGGCGTCGTCCCGATCCCGACCAACAAGCCGATGGTCCGCAAGGACATGCCCGACCTCGTCTACAAGAACGAGGCGGCCAAGTTCGCGCAGGTCGTCGAAGACATCGCGGGTCGCCACGAAGCCGGGCAGCCGGTGCTCGTGGGCACGGTGAGCGTCGAGAAGAGCGAGTACCTGTCGCGTCTGCTCGCGAAGAAGGGCGTCAAGCACGAGGTGCTCAACGCCAAGAACCACGCGCGCGAGGCCGAGATCGTCGCGCGCGCCGGCCGCCTGGGCGCGGTCACCGTCGCGACCAACATGGCCGGTCGCGGAACCGACATCATGCTCGGCGGCAACGCCGAGTTCCTGGCCGTCCAGGAGATGAAGGCCAAGGGGCTCGACACGGTCGAGACCCCCGACGAGTACGAGGCCGAGTGGGACGGTGTCTACGAGGCCGTCCGCGCCCGCGTGTCGGAGGAGAGCGAGAAGGTCGTCGCAGCCGGCGGTCTGTACGTGCTCGGCACCGAGCGCCACGAGTCGCGCCGCATCGACAACCAGCTGCGCGGTCGCTCGGGCCGTCAGGGAGACCCCGGCGAGAGCCGCTTCTACCTGTCGCTGACCGACGACCTCATGCGCCTGTTTCAGTCGGGCGCCGCCGAGGCGATCCTCGCGCGCACCAACTTCCCCGACGACGTCGCGATCGAGTCGGGCATGGTCTCGCGCGCGATCAAGAGCGCGCAGAGCCAGGTCGAGGCCCGCAACGCCGAGATCCGCAAGAACGTGCTCAAGTACGACGACGTCCTCAACCGTCAGCGCGAGGCGATCTACTCGGACCGCCGCCACATGCTCAAGGGCGACGACATCGCCGACCGCGTGCAGCACTTCATCGAAGACGCGATCGACGCCGTCATCGACGACCACACCGGCTCGGGACACAGCGAGAACTGGGACTTCGACGCGCTCTGGACCGAGCTGAAGACGCTCTACCCGGTCAACGTCACCATCGACGAGGTCGTCGCCGAGGCCGCAGGCCGGCGCGGGATCACGGCCGAGGGGCTCAAGCGCGAGATCCTCTCCGACGCCCGCATCGCCTACGACTCCCGCGAGCAGACGCTCGGCACGCCCGCGACGCGCGAGCTCGAGCGACGCGTCGTGCTGCAGGTGCTCGACCGCCGCTGGCGCGATCACCTGTACGAGATGGACTACCTCAAGGACGGCATCGGCCTGCGCGCGATGGCCCAGCGCGACCCGCTCATCGAGTACCAGCGCGAGGGCTACCAGATGTTCCAGTCGATGATGGGGCAGATCAAGGAGGAGTCGGTCGGCTACCTCTACAACCTCGAAGTCGAGGTGCGCCGCCAGGGCGACGCCGGTGCCGAGCAGGTGACCGAGGTCGAGGCCAAGGGTCTCGGCGGTCAGCCCGTCGAGGGCCAGCGCCTGCAGTACTCGGCGGCCAACGACGCCGGCGAGGTCGAGGTGCGCAACGACCGCGGGCAGGTGCAGCAGGCCGAGACGACGCGTCTGCGTCAGGCCGCTGCTGCCGCCGCAGCCCAGACTCCGGCCCAGGCTCCCGCAGCCGAGCCGCAGCGTGGGGCCTTCGGCCAGCGGACGGATGCTCCCGCCGAGGCTGCGCCGCAGGCACCGCTGAACCGCGCCCAGCGCCGCGCCGCCGAGCAGAACAAGAAGTAG
- a CDS encoding efflux RND transporter periplasmic adaptor subunit, with the protein MVVWRRWIFPILMIVVLGAVAAALVKIAFFPDETSTAVEPSAGIADTVVPVERGDVVNAMSLPGTIARDEAVTVRSEIDGTVTAVHVKPGQSVSNGQVLFTVKQTYPVLTFDVRAPEAGEIATLTVVKGQGASVGVELATLNPSRYHVMSTVEPVQLYRLLEAPSEASVAIQGGPAPFTCTGLDVQVAEDSTTSVRCAVPKDQVVFAGLQADVEISIGTVTDALVVPTTAVKGGAGSGVVWIDAGDGSDPEEREIALGVSDGTIVEVTEGLEEGEMIRQFVPGLAATTEPVCYDDGFGGEYCEEQGWNW; encoded by the coding sequence ATGGTCGTCTGGCGCCGTTGGATCTTCCCGATCCTCATGATCGTGGTTCTGGGGGCGGTTGCCGCCGCACTCGTGAAGATCGCGTTCTTCCCCGATGAGACGAGCACGGCGGTCGAGCCGTCCGCCGGCATCGCCGACACCGTCGTGCCGGTCGAGCGCGGCGACGTGGTCAACGCGATGAGCCTGCCGGGAACCATCGCGCGCGACGAGGCGGTGACCGTCAGGTCCGAGATCGACGGCACCGTCACCGCGGTGCACGTGAAGCCCGGGCAGTCCGTCTCGAACGGCCAGGTGCTCTTCACCGTCAAGCAGACCTACCCCGTGCTGACCTTCGACGTCCGCGCCCCCGAGGCCGGCGAGATCGCGACACTGACGGTCGTGAAGGGCCAGGGCGCCTCGGTCGGCGTCGAGCTCGCGACCCTCAACCCGTCCCGCTACCACGTGATGAGCACCGTCGAGCCGGTGCAGCTGTACCGCCTGCTCGAGGCGCCGAGCGAAGCATCCGTCGCCATCCAGGGCGGCCCCGCGCCGTTCACGTGCACCGGGCTCGACGTGCAGGTCGCCGAGGACTCGACCACGAGCGTGCGCTGCGCCGTGCCGAAGGACCAGGTGGTGTTCGCTGGACTGCAGGCAGACGTCGAGATCAGCATCGGCACCGTCACCGATGCGCTCGTCGTGCCGACCACCGCGGTCAAGGGCGGCGCCGGATCGGGCGTCGTCTGGATCGACGCGGGCGACGGCTCCGACCCCGAGGAGCGTGAGATCGCACTCGGCGTGAGCGACGGGACGATCGTCGAGGTGACCGAAGGCCTCGAGGAGGGCGAGATGATCCGCCAGTTCGTGCCCGGCCTCGCCGCGACCACGGAACCGGTCTGCTACGACGACGGCTTCGGCGGCGAGTACTGCGAAGAGCAGGGCTGGAACTGGTGA
- a CDS encoding ABC transporter ATP-binding protein, which produces MSLVALEGVTKHVLLPDDTRLDILRGIDLEIGAGDHVSIVGRSGSGKSTLLNLLGMLDSPSEGTVSFRGDAVGRMGQAKLDRLRGRNVGYVFQQFNLLPGRSALENVAMPLSYAKGREFWARKTIAADMLDRVGLSHRLESPPEQLSGGEQQRVAIARALVRRPALILADEPTGALDVETGGAVMTLLDDIASEAEAALVTITHDVHVAARARRHYRLEAGVLAPVELDLAFRETALGAIAEAPAGVQ; this is translated from the coding sequence GTGAGCCTCGTCGCGCTCGAGGGTGTCACCAAGCACGTCCTGCTCCCCGATGACACCCGCCTCGACATCCTCCGCGGCATCGATCTCGAGATCGGCGCCGGCGACCACGTATCCATCGTCGGACGCAGCGGCTCGGGGAAGTCGACGCTGCTGAACCTGCTCGGGATGCTCGACTCCCCCTCCGAGGGGACCGTCTCGTTCCGCGGCGACGCGGTCGGCCGCATGGGCCAGGCCAAGCTCGACCGGCTGCGGGGACGCAACGTCGGGTACGTGTTCCAGCAGTTCAACCTGCTCCCCGGCCGCTCGGCGCTCGAGAACGTCGCGATGCCCCTCAGCTACGCGAAGGGACGGGAGTTCTGGGCGCGCAAGACCATCGCCGCCGACATGCTCGACCGCGTCGGGCTGTCGCACCGCCTCGAGTCGCCGCCCGAGCAGCTGTCGGGGGGTGAGCAGCAGCGCGTCGCGATCGCACGGGCGCTCGTCCGTCGTCCCGCCCTGATCCTCGCCGACGAGCCGACCGGCGCCCTCGACGTCGAGACGGGCGGCGCGGTGATGACGCTCCTCGACGACATCGCCTCCGAGGCCGAGGCCGCCCTCGTGACGATCACGCACGACGTGCACGTCGCCGCACGCGCCCGACGGCACTACCGGCTCGAAGCGGGCGTGCTGGCCCCGGTCGAACTCGACCTCGCGTTCCGCGAGACGGCGCTCGGCGCCATCGCCGAAGCACCGGCGGGTGTGCAGTGA